The Vicinamibacterales bacterium genome includes the window GTGCGAACACGGTGATGACCTCGGCGCAACGCGTCACGGGACGCCGCCACCCGGCGTTGACCAGCCTCAAGATCGCCGAGATCAGCGTGCCAGCGTGGCTGATGCCAATCCAGAACACGAAGTTGGTGAGGTACAAGGCCCAGAACGTCGGCCAGCGCTTGCCGCTGACCCCGATGCCGTACCAGATCTGGTACCCCCAGGCGGCCGCGCCACAGGCCACGACCGTCCCGCTCGCGAGCATGATCGCGTAGAACCAGATCGACGTCTGGAACAGCGGCCGGATCAGGTCGTCCGCGATCGGTTTACTGGAGGTGCGATCCAACGGAGTTGTCCCTTTGCGAGTATTCGCTCATACAACGCCCAGCGATCGCACTAATAAGTGTCCGGTTCATGCCAGGGCTGCTTGTCCAGGTAAGTGATCTTCGGCTCGGCGCCGAGATCTTCGAGCAACTTCGAGCCGCGCGGCGAGTGCGAGAGCCGCGCCACGCGGCTGTTGGGGTCGTTCAGGTCGCCAAAGATCAGTGCCGTGGTCGGGCACGCCTGCGCGCACGCCGGCTGCAGCACGCCATCCACCAGGCCGCGGTCCTCGGCCTTGGCCGTGATCTTCGCCGCCTTGATCCGCTGCACGCAGAACGTGCACTTCTCCATCACGCCCACTTCGCGGATCGAGACGTCGGGATTGAGCTGCAGGTTGAGCGGCTTCACCCATTCCGGGTTGAAGAAGTTGAAGAACCGCACGTTGTACGAGCAGGCGTTGGCGCAGTAGCGCGTGCCAATGCAGCGGTTGTAGACCTGGGCGTTCAGACCGTCCTCGTTCTGGTGGGCGGCATAGGTCGGGCACACGGCTTCGCACGGCGCGTTGTCGCACTGCTGGCACAGCACCGGCCGGAATTTCACCCGCACGTCGGGGAAGTTGCCCTCGTAGTAGCGCTCGACGCGGATCCAGTGCATGGCGCGGCCGCGCGCCGCCTGTTGCGAGCCCACGGTCGGAATGTTGTTCTCGGCATGGCAGGCCGTGACGCAGGCTTCGCAGCCGGTGCATTTGTCGAGATCGACGGCCATCCCCCATCTGTAGGCCATTAGTGCTCGTCTCCCCTGCCGTGCGTCCAGTCGGGCCGTTCGCGGGTGGCGCCGCCGAACAGGATCAGGCCGTCCTTGTCAGGCCCGCCGACCTTCGCGATCTTCACCCGCGTTGCCGACCACGCCAGCGTCCCGGTCTCGGCGATCGTCGCCGGCGCCAGGATCGCAATGGGATTCACGCCACGATTGCTCGCGTAGCGCGTGAAGTTGGTGTGGCCCTGCCCGACCGGCATGGCCACCGCATCCGGCGCAATGCCGGGATTGAGGAACGCATGCGCGCGGACGCTGCCTTGCGTGGACGTCACCTCAATCAGGTCGCCCATCTCGATGCCGAGCTCGCCCGCCTTGATTTCGTTGATCTCCACCCAACTGCACCACATGGCCGACGACATGGGGTCGGGCATCTCCTGCAGCCAGGGCAGGTGCGCCAGCGACCCGTCGTAGAGCGCCTGCGAGGCAAAGGGCAGGAAGTGATACGGGTATTGCGCCGCATCACCATCGAACTGGGGCTCGGTCCACGTCATTGACGCCGATGTAGCGTCCGGCTTCAGCCGGGCCATGGGCGCCGATGTGGCGTCCGGCTTCAGCCGGACCTCGGGCGTCGGCGCGGACAAATACTCCTCGAACGTGTTCGGCAACGCCGGCGCGATCGGCTTGGCCAGCTTGCGCGAGACGTCGAGTAACACGTCTGGAGTGGACCGCGTGTCGTACAGCGGCCGCATCACCGGGCCGAACTTGCTCGGCGCGGCCTTCGCCGATCCGCTTTCCGGCGCGGCCTCCACCCACGATTCGAGGAACGAGTGATCCGGCAGGATCAAATCCGCCAGCGCGCTCGTCTCGTCGACGAACGAGCCGAAACTGACAATGAACGGCACGCGCTTCAACGCCTCGGCCACCTTCCACGACGCCGGCGATGCAAACACCGGATTCACATCGTCGATCAGCAGGAGCTTTGGCGCCGCATCGAGAATCTCCGTGAGCGGGCGGGTTGCGGCCTGGGTCGCCTGCGGCACGAACGAGAAGCCGCCAGACTGATTCAAGGCGTTGGCGGCGAGGTTCAGCGTGTTGACGGCGTGGGCGTGGAACGCGGCGTTGGTGTGCGCGAGCGGCGCACCGCCGACGATCGCCACCGACGGGCCGTTGGCGGCGAACTCGCGCGCGAGGCGCTCGATCTTCTCGACCGGCACACCGGTCTTCTCGGCGACCTTCGCGGGCGCGTAGTCACCCGCGCCGGCGGTCTTGTTCAGCACCGCGGCCATGGCCATGGCCAGCAGACCTTCTGTACCCGGCTTGCACGCGACGAACTCGTCGGCGTTGGCGGCCGTTTGCGTCAGGCGCGCATCGACGTGCACGAACTTCGGCCTCGCGCCGGGACCAGCCTGGCGCATGCGCCCATAGGCCACGCTCTGGGCGACGGCGGAGTTCCACGTCCCGAGGAAGTCGGCGCCGAACGAGATCACGTAGTGGGCGTTCTCGAGGTCGACCGTCGCCAGCTGGTGCGCGCCAAACGATTGGCTATTCGCGCGCCTGAGGACCTCGTCCGAGAACAACTCGTAGGTCACCGGCGGCTTGGCGCCGAATCGCTGTAACAGGTCCGCGACCAGTTCGAGGCGGCGTCCGCGGCGCGGCTTGGCGAGGAAGGCCAGTGACGCCTGATCGTTGGCGGCCACCAGCGCGTCGAGTTGTCCCACCAGTTCCTTGATCGCCTCGTCCCACGAGATGTCGGCAA containing:
- a CDS encoding molybdopterin-dependent oxidoreductase; the protein is MDRRHFIKLTAISGTTAALTACGNPENQIIRFIPEDDLVPGVATWKPSICPLCAAGCGVIARVMEGDAEVFRNGKPGVIRMGLVKKLEGNPDDAISQGKLCPRGQAAIQVTYHPDRLDQPKKRSGERGGGQFADISWDEAIKELVGQLDALVAANDQASLAFLAKPRRGRRLELVADLLQRFGAKPPVTYELFSDEVLRRANSQSFGAHQLATVDLENAHYVISFGADFLGTWNSAVAQSVAYGRMRQAGPGARPKFVHVDARLTQTAANADEFVACKPGTEGLLAMAMAAVLNKTAGAGDYAPAKVAEKTGVPVEKIERLAREFAANGPSVAIVGGAPLAHTNAAFHAHAVNTLNLAANALNQSGGFSFVPQATQAATRPLTEILDAAPKLLLIDDVNPVFASPASWKVAEALKRVPFIVSFGSFVDETSALADLILPDHSFLESWVEAAPESGSAKAAPSKFGPVMRPLYDTRSTPDVLLDVSRKLAKPIAPALPNTFEEYLSAPTPEVRLKPDATSAPMARLKPDATSASMTWTEPQFDGDAAQYPYHFLPFASQALYDGSLAHLPWLQEMPDPMSSAMWCSWVEINEIKAGELGIEMGDLIEVTSTQGSVRAHAFLNPGIAPDAVAMPVGQGHTNFTRYASNRGVNPIAILAPATIAETGTLAWSATRVKIAKVGGPDKDGLILFGGATRERPDWTHGRGDEH
- a CDS encoding 4Fe-4S dicluster domain-containing protein — its product is MAYRWGMAVDLDKCTGCEACVTACHAENNIPTVGSQQAARGRAMHWIRVERYYEGNFPDVRVKFRPVLCQQCDNAPCEAVCPTYAAHQNEDGLNAQVYNRCIGTRYCANACSYNVRFFNFFNPEWVKPLNLQLNPDVSIREVGVMEKCTFCVQRIKAAKITAKAEDRGLVDGVLQPACAQACPTTALIFGDLNDPNSRVARLSHSPRGSKLLEDLGAEPKITYLDKQPWHEPDTY